One genomic window of Thermodesulfobacteriota bacterium includes the following:
- a CDS encoding glycosyltransferase family protein has product MRIVYGVSGEGSGHAARSREVLRHLRARGHDLWVVSYGRGCRELGGEFRVFETEGLHFATADNRVSKVRTVWENLAQVPEGRRRLQALASEVFEGWRPEAALADFEPMTAHLARRYGLPLITVDNQHLLRYVGHPVPRRLAGEAALARAVVRAIIPRPDAALVTTFYFGRVRNARALLFPPILPRDVREAEPASGDHVLVYLTRGSASALARLAELRRERFVVYGAGRTGEEGNLGFRPPSREGFLSDLVSCKAVVATAGFTLLGEALHLGKPYLALPMKGPFEQELNAFLLDETGLGRNGRRLTPEVLGDFLYRLPEYRERLAAYPRSDNRALLARLEALLSGA; this is encoded by the coding sequence ATGCGCATCGTCTACGGCGTCTCGGGGGAGGGGTCGGGGCACGCGGCCCGCAGCCGCGAGGTGCTGCGCCACCTGCGGGCCCGGGGCCACGACCTGTGGGTGGTGAGCTACGGCCGGGGGTGCCGGGAGCTCGGGGGGGAGTTCCGGGTGTTCGAGACCGAGGGGCTTCACTTCGCCACGGCAGACAACCGGGTCTCGAAGGTGCGCACGGTATGGGAGAACCTGGCCCAGGTCCCCGAGGGGCGCCGCCGGCTCCAGGCGCTGGCGTCCGAGGTCTTCGAGGGCTGGCGGCCCGAGGCCGCCCTTGCCGACTTCGAGCCCATGACGGCCCACCTGGCGCGCCGGTACGGCCTGCCCCTCATCACGGTGGACAACCAGCACCTGCTGCGCTACGTGGGCCACCCGGTCCCCCGGCGCCTCGCGGGCGAGGCAGCCCTGGCCCGGGCCGTGGTACGGGCCATCATCCCCCGCCCCGACGCAGCCCTGGTGACCACCTTCTACTTCGGCCGGGTGCGCAACGCGCGCGCACTTCTCTTTCCACCCATCCTGCCGCGGGACGTGCGGGAGGCCGAGCCGGCTTCGGGGGACCACGTGCTCGTGTACCTGACCCGGGGTTCCGCATCGGCCTTGGCCCGACTGGCGGAGCTCCGCCGGGAGCGGTTCGTCGTGTACGGGGCCGGCCGGACCGGAGAGGAGGGCAACCTGGGTTTTCGGCCCCCGAGCCGGGAGGGCTTTCTCTCTGACCTTGTCTCCTGCAAGGCCGTGGTGGCCACCGCGGGCTTCACCCTCCTGGGGGAGGCCCTGCACCTGGGCAAGCCCTACCTCGCCCTTCCCATGAAGGGCCCGTTCGAGCAGGAGCTCAACGCCTTCCTCCTCGACGAGACGGGCCTGGGGCGAAACGGCCGCCGTCTCACCCCCGAGGTTCTTGGGGATTTTCTGTATCGCCTCCCCGAGTACCGGGAGCGCCTCGCCGCCTACCCCCGGTCCGACAACCGCGCCCTCCTGGCCCGACTCGAAGCGCTCCTCTCGGGCGCGTGA
- a CDS encoding type II toxin-antitoxin system RelE/ParE family toxin encodes MRTFFFLHEASEELSEAAAWYEEQSSGLGSEFLAEAHQAVGLAAASPSIGSPYRKGTRRLLLKTFPFSVVYREDHRFILIVAIAHHKRRPGYWRGRVLRP; translated from the coding sequence GTGAGAACCTTCTTCTTCCTGCACGAGGCAAGCGAGGAACTGTCGGAGGCAGCGGCTTGGTACGAGGAGCAGTCGTCCGGCCTGGGCTCCGAATTCCTCGCTGAGGCGCACCAAGCCGTCGGGTTGGCGGCCGCCTCCCCAAGCATCGGGTCGCCGTACCGAAAGGGGACTCGGCGCCTCCTGCTGAAGACCTTCCCGTTCAGCGTGGTGTACCGAGAAGACCATCGCTTCATCCTCATCGTCGCCATCGCCCACCATAAGCGGCGGCCGGGGTACTGGCGGGGAAGGGTTCTCCGACCTTAG
- a CDS encoding helix-turn-helix transcriptional regulator, whose translation MATDRDDPVPFDAGQFVAERLEDPAFRSAYEATEEEFAALDVLLEARHKAGLSQEQVAVRMGMKQSSLARIESSLTSRKHAPSLSTLRRYAEALGCELEIRLVSKP comes from the coding sequence ATGGCAACCGACCGAGACGACCCCGTGCCCTTCGACGCAGGACAATTCGTGGCCGAAAGACTCGAAGATCCCGCGTTTCGCAGCGCATACGAGGCAACCGAAGAGGAATTCGCTGCCCTCGACGTACTCCTCGAGGCGCGCCACAAGGCGGGGCTCTCCCAAGAGCAGGTCGCCGTGCGGATGGGCATGAAGCAGTCCTCCCTGGCGCGGATCGAATCGTCGCTGACGAGTCGCAAGCATGCTCCGTCGCTCTCGACGCTGCGGCGATACGCCGAAGCTCTCGGATGCGAGCTCGAAATTCGACTCGTCTCCAAGCCGTAG
- a CDS encoding addiction module protein codes for MPLAPQELEAAALTLPRCDRARLAQRLLESLDEDSEVEQAWAAEVERRLDEHDRGQVQAIPGEEVFAKARARLRG; via the coding sequence ATGCCGCTGGCACCCCAGGAACTCGAGGCCGCTGCCCTGACGCTTCCCCGGTGCGATCGTGCCCGCCTTGCACAGCGACTGCTCGAAAGCCTCGATGAAGACAGCGAGGTGGAGCAGGCATGGGCAGCTGAGGTCGAGCGCCGGCTCGATGAGCACGACCGCGGCCAGGTCCAGGCGATTCCCGGCGAAGAGGTCTTCGCCAAGGCTCGTGCGCGGCTGCGGGGGTGA
- a CDS encoding DNA-3-methyladenine glycosylase — MTRRLGRAFFARPALAVARDLLGTRLVRLAGGTRLSGTIVETEAYVGTEDLGCHAKAGRTARNDTMWGPPGHAYVYFTYGMHWMLNAVTETDGHPGAVLIRAIAPEEGVEEMGRRRARPGRPGPPDRALADGPAKLCQALGISGTLDGADLCAPGAELFVEEGAPVPDAQIITGPRVGLNSVPEPWKSVPWRFRRAPGRG; from the coding sequence GTGACGCGCCGGCTCGGGAGGGCGTTCTTCGCCCGCCCGGCGCTGGCCGTGGCCCGGGACCTCCTGGGCACGAGGCTCGTGCGCTTGGCGGGAGGGACCCGCCTCTCGGGGACGATCGTCGAGACCGAGGCCTACGTGGGGACCGAGGACCTGGGGTGTCACGCCAAGGCGGGCCGCACGGCGCGCAACGACACCATGTGGGGCCCCCCCGGCCACGCCTACGTCTACTTCACCTACGGGATGCACTGGATGCTCAATGCCGTCACCGAGACCGACGGGCATCCCGGCGCCGTGCTGATCCGGGCCATCGCCCCGGAGGAGGGGGTGGAGGAGATGGGGCGGCGGCGCGCCCGACCGGGGCGGCCTGGCCCCCCGGACCGGGCCCTGGCCGACGGCCCCGCCAAGCTCTGCCAGGCCCTGGGCATCAGCGGAACTCTCGACGGCGCCGACCTCTGCGCCCCCGGGGCCGAGCTCTTCGTGGAGGAGGGGGCGCCCGTGCCCGACGCCCAGATCATCACGGGCCCCCGGGTGGGGCTCAACTCGGTGCCCGAGCCCTGGAAGAGCGTACCCTGGAGGTTTCGGCGGGCGCCGGGGAGGGGGTGA